TGTGCTCTCACCTGCCTTCATTTAAGAACAATCCACAATCAGTCAATTACAACGTAAAGtcatatttttattactgttttcaaCAAGACTGCTTAGGGTGAGGGAAGAGGTGTGGGAGAAGGAGGGGCATATTTGACATTGGCACTGAGATACAGTTAACATCAgcaaaactttgtttttaaaagaagaattttacatataattaaatacttttttttttttcacttggtgACAACATTCAGGCAACCCAAAACAAAGTGGGGAggatgggagagggagaaagagaagagggggagagaaggaaaagggagaaacGACTATATTTTGATTTGAAAATGTACCTTGGGTTTCATTTTGTGGTGGCAAAGCCCGATTGCTTCTTTTGTGTGACCTTTTAAATTCACATTGTTTGGAAGAAAACGATCACTTTTGTGCAAGAATGTGATTTTGGTTGGGTGGTGGGTTTGCTctcctttttgtttgcttgtgaaTTAAGGAAGTCTTCTGCCGGGTTCCGTTCCTCTTAGGTGGCTGACAGGAAAAGTTTGTGCCTGGAGTTCTCGCAGCTTGTCGCCgagttgtgtgtgtgtcgtgtgtTCGAGAGCATTCCCGTCCGTGTCGCTTTTCAAGCAGTCCCCAGCGCCCTATAGTTTGTCCAGGCTTTTGGGATTGGTGAGAATCTCCCTGGCCAACCTCCAGGTCTGCTTGGCAGCGCTCTCCAGGGCCGAGTGGGGCTTGCCCTGGAAAAGGTCGAGGTTGGGCAGAAAGTAGTGGGGGCAGCGGCGGCACTGCAGGCAGGAGATGAGCTGCAGCAGGATGCCGTTGAGCCGGTCTCCGAGGCACGCCTCGTCCCAGTCCGTTTCCCGCGGATGCTTCTCGCACTCGTACAGCAGCAGCGTCTTCATGTGGTAGTTGTTGAGCGGCTGGCCGGGCAGCTCCAGGTGGCGGTCCCGCAGCGTCTTCAGCACCGAGAGACACTTGTTTCGGCAGCCGCCCATCAGCAGACGGTTTTCAGCCTCCCCAAACTGGAGCACCCAGGCGTCGCTCTCGGCGGAGCTCTGCTTGCCGGTCAGCGAGTAGCACTCCTTAGAGAGCAAGTTGAACCCTTCGGCCTTGACCTCCGCCACCCGATTGGGGCCAGGCCAGGGGATGTGGGGCATCGGCCACTGTGCCGCGCTGCGGGGCCAGATGCCGGTGCACTTGAACGCGGGAGTGATTTGCACCACGTAGCGCTCCCTGATGCGCAGCTTGACCTCGCTGGTGTCCGCGATCATCTTGACCACATCCCGGTAGCTGCACTTGTccaccgcctgagccaccagcgtCTGGAAACGGGAGCGGATCTTGCGTGCCGAGAGGTAGCCGGACGCCGTGATGAACTCGACCCAGAGAGACATGCTCCGCTTCCGCCCATCGCTCAGTTTGAGCACCGCGCAGCCGGGCAGCGAGCCGTCGTCCACGAAGTTGAAGACGCCCATCTGGTTTAGGTAGAGCACCACCTCGAATTCCGTGGGCGAGATGACCTCCAGACCCTCGTAGCGGGCATCGATCTCGCTCAGGGAGCTGATGAAGCGAGGCTCCTGCACCTCCACCTCCTTGAGCACGTCCGAGACCACCTTACAGACCTCTCGGATGGTCTTGGCGATGGCTGCCTTGCGCGCCTGGCAGCGCTCGGTGTAGTATTTATTGAGCTGGTAAACCAGCTTGGCCTGGGCGGCGATCATGTTGGGGCACAAGTCCGGGCTGTACACCGGCGTCTCGCAATACGTTGAGGGATCCAAGGCTCACGCGCTGGTGGTGGCCCTGCGGCTTGCGAAAGAGGCACTGCGCTCCCCTTGAGCCCCACGTTCACTCTTGTTTCCACCTGGGCTGACCGGCTGATGCTTCAGCCGTCTAGCgctttctttcccctcttttgaaagctttttttcttctccagaaaataagaagaaaaaaaaaaatctttgaaaaagaaaagtaccTGCTgggactttttttccctttctcttgatAAGTGAAACGAAGATGTGCCTGCGGGCAAGATGAAGGGAAAGAAGGGGGGTGGGGAAAGACAGGGTGAGACGGAAAAATTCAGGTTACCAAGAGGTTAGGCTTAGACGTCTGCAGCGGAGATGGTCCAGAAATCTGGAAATGAGGTCTGTTAAGTGctgaagtaaatttaaaaataaaagcaaaacattcaGTGTTTCATTCTTAAACTTCTCTCCCACGCTGGTAGCACTTCTTTATTCAGCTTAGGTGAGTGCTTTTCTCCTCACCGTCCCCCAAATGGAAGGTGAAGGGTGTAATTAATGTCCAGAGAGCAGCGAAGTGCAACTCAGTCCGCAGCACGCGCAGAGGTTCTCAGACGCCTTGCACTCCCGGCTTGTAGGTCTGCTCTCCGCTCAGGGGGTCCTCTGGTAGCGGTTTTCCTCTTTTCCTACTGGAGGCGTTGTTTGGACTGGGTTGGCTTGTTTGCAGTGGGTTCTTCTTGTCTTTCTCTAGGTGCAaacctctggaagttctttgattttcatttctgtttcgtAATTTATAAATTTGGCTCTCACAGAATCTGTTTTAGTGTGACGAAGTCCTTGCTTGCGTTGCATCTGGGGTTTAGTTATAACGACTTCAggatttttcttctcctcccccttTAGGTTGCTTGTGCAGATTCCACTTTCTGAGtcgtctctccctcctcccctccgatctctctctctctctcccctaatctctctccttctccctccctccctctccccctccctccttttccctccctgtctttttccctctctccctctttctctcccccccccaccccccacccaatctctctctcttcccttgctGTTTCCTGGAGTTATTTAGTT
This is a stretch of genomic DNA from Budorcas taxicolor isolate Tak-1 chromosome 17, Takin1.1, whole genome shotgun sequence. It encodes these proteins:
- the MAB21L2 gene encoding protein mab-21-like 2; this translates as MIAAQAKLVYQLNKYYTERCQARKAAIAKTIREVCKVVSDVLKEVEVQEPRFISSLSEIDARYEGLEVISPTEFEVVLYLNQMGVFNFVDDGSLPGCAVLKLSDGRKRSMSLWVEFITASGYLSARKIRSRFQTLVAQAVDKCSYRDVVKMIADTSEVKLRIRERYVVQITPAFKCTGIWPRSAAQWPMPHIPWPGPNRVAEVKAEGFNLLSKECYSLTGKQSSAESDAWVLQFGEAENRLLMGGCRNKCLSVLKTLRDRHLELPGQPLNNYHMKTLLLYECEKHPRETDWDEACLGDRLNGILLQLISCLQCRRCPHYFLPNLDLFQGKPHSALESAAKQTWRLAREILTNPKSLDKL